One segment of Desulfonatronovibrio magnus DNA contains the following:
- the map gene encoding type I methionyl aminopeptidase, which produces MKKLRGIFIKNDYEIGLLREANAIVSYVLDRIEEKIEPGITTMDLEELANDLCRQFKVIPAFKGYQGFPYTLCCSLNDVIVHGFPDHTKLKDGDILSIDMGVQFKGFFGDSARTFAVGTVSQDARKVMATTRSALYKGIEKAVPGNNLYEISAAIQAHAEANECGIIKRFVGHGIGASLHEKPEIPNFVPKKTNRVILKKGMVIAIEPMLSLGSDEVVIMPDRWTAKTKDNSLSAHYEHSVAITSDGPEILSVSKQEFGR; this is translated from the coding sequence TTGAAGAAGCTTCGCGGAATATTTATTAAGAATGATTACGAAATTGGCTTGCTCAGAGAGGCAAATGCCATAGTCTCATATGTTCTGGACCGAATCGAAGAAAAAATTGAGCCAGGCATTACAACAATGGATCTTGAAGAGTTAGCCAATGATTTGTGCAGGCAGTTTAAAGTTATTCCTGCTTTCAAGGGTTATCAGGGTTTTCCGTATACCCTTTGCTGTTCTCTAAATGATGTTATTGTTCATGGCTTCCCAGACCACACCAAACTTAAAGATGGCGATATACTTAGTATAGATATGGGAGTCCAGTTCAAAGGTTTTTTTGGCGATTCTGCAAGAACGTTTGCAGTAGGAACTGTAAGCCAGGATGCCCGCAAAGTTATGGCAACTACACGATCAGCATTATACAAAGGTATTGAAAAGGCTGTTCCTGGCAACAATTTGTATGAAATATCTGCAGCAATCCAGGCACATGCTGAAGCCAATGAATGTGGAATAATTAAAAGGTTTGTAGGTCATGGTATTGGCGCGAGTTTACATGAAAAACCTGAAATCCCTAACTTTGTCCCTAAAAAGACTAACAGAGTTATTTTGAAAAAAGGAATGGTCATTGCCATAGAGCCAATGCTTTCACTTGGAAGTGACGAAGTTGTGATAATGCCTGATAGGTGGACAGCCAAAACCAAAGACAACAGTCTTTCAGCTCACTACGAACATAGTGTGGCAATCACGAGCGACGGACCGGAAATTTTGAGCGTTTCAAAACAGGAATTTGGGAGATAG
- the rpsK gene encoding 30S ribosomal protein S11 → MAKPKRTKKKKEKKNIPTGIVHINATFNNTMITITDMSGNVVSWASSGMSGFKGSRKGTPFAAQKAAETAARLAQDNGMKTVGILIKGPGSGRESAMRAINIAGFKVNFIRDITPIPHNGCRPPKRRRV, encoded by the coding sequence ATGGCAAAGCCTAAGAGAACCAAAAAGAAAAAAGAGAAAAAGAATATTCCCACTGGAATAGTGCATATCAACGCTACCTTTAATAATACAATGATCACTATTACAGACATGAGCGGCAACGTAGTCAGCTGGGCCAGCTCGGGCATGTCCGGCTTTAAAGGATCGCGTAAAGGTACACCTTTTGCTGCCCAAAAGGCAGCAGAAACAGCTGCTCGCCTTGCCCAGGATAACGGCATGAAAACAGTAGGGATACTTATAAAGGGACCAGGATCCGGCAGAGAATCGGCTATGCGTGCTATAAATATTGCCGGGTTCAAAGTAAATTTTATCCGTGATATTACACCCATTCCTCATAACGGATGTCGTCCCCCCAAAAGACGTAGAGTTTAA
- the rpsM gene encoding 30S ribosomal protein S13 — protein MARIAGVDLPKRKKIGIALTYIYGIGRSTALKVLDKTGVDWTKKTDDLSPEEVNTIRNELENTYKVEGDLRREITANIKRLMDIGCYRGLRHRRSLPARGQRTHTNARTRKGPRRTTIKKKK, from the coding sequence ATGGCACGAATAGCTGGAGTTGATTTACCAAAAAGGAAAAAGATCGGCATCGCTTTGACCTATATCTACGGAATAGGCAGGAGTACAGCCCTGAAGGTTCTCGATAAGACGGGTGTAGACTGGACCAAAAAGACCGATGATCTTTCACCAGAAGAAGTAAATACCATTCGAAATGAGCTGGAGAATACTTACAAGGTTGAAGGTGATTTGCGCAGGGAAATAACAGCAAATATTAAGAGGCTTATGGATATAGGCTGTTACAGAGGTTTAAGGCATAGACGTTCATTGCCAGCAAGAGGCCAGCGTACTCACACAAACGCGCGTACAAGAAAAGGTCCCAGACGAACAACCATTAAGAAAAAGAAATAG
- the rpsD gene encoding 30S ribosomal protein S4, producing the protein MARYTESKCRICRREGTKLFLKGDRCYTDKCAYERRAYPPGEHGRARKKHSDYAIQLREKQKVRRMYGLLEGQFRKYFDIADSRKGATGENLLILLEKRLDNVVYRLGFANSRIQARQLVRHNHIAVNGRRVNIPSYIVKEGDVVSVLEKSKKMLLFQEAQDVLARRGAPGWVDVDGNELKGTIKATPVRDDITFPINEQLIVELYSK; encoded by the coding sequence TTGGCCAGATATACAGAATCTAAATGCAGAATATGCCGAAGAGAGGGGACCAAACTTTTTCTCAAGGGCGATCGATGCTACACTGATAAATGCGCGTATGAAAGACGTGCTTATCCTCCTGGTGAACATGGAAGAGCACGAAAAAAACATAGCGACTATGCCATACAGCTTAGAGAGAAGCAAAAAGTCAGAAGAATGTATGGTCTGCTTGAAGGACAGTTTCGCAAATACTTTGACATAGCCGACTCACGAAAAGGTGCAACTGGAGAAAACCTTCTGATATTATTAGAAAAAAGGCTTGATAATGTTGTTTATCGTCTTGGTTTTGCTAACTCCAGAATACAGGCTCGACAACTGGTAAGACATAATCACATAGCAGTTAATGGACGTCGCGTAAATATCCCCTCCTATATAGTCAAAGAGGGTGATGTTGTCAGTGTTCTTGAGAAAAGTAAGAAAATGCTGCTATTTCAGGAAGCCCAGGATGTTCTGGCACGCAGAGGAGCACCTGGATGGGTTGATGTGGATGGAAACGAACTTAAGGGAACAATCAAGGCAACTCCTGTACGTGATGACATCACTTTCCCCATCAATGAACAACTTATCGTTGAGCTTTACTCTAAATAA
- the rpmJ gene encoding 50S ribosomal protein L36 yields the protein MKVRPSVKKMCAKCKIIRRNGVLRIICENPRHKQRQG from the coding sequence ATGAAGGTAAGACCATCTGTAAAAAAAATGTGCGCTAAATGCAAGATCATCAGGCGCAATGGAGTATTGAGAATAATCTGTGAAAATCCTCGTCATAAGCAGAGACAAGGATAG